Proteins found in one Armatimonadota bacterium genomic segment:
- a CDS encoding TIM barrel protein — MSASGGGELCPCLDALWAGRPAEPALGLLAEEGFRLVEFWDWRERNIDHLAAQLENLGMSAVAFSGTTFEEPLLDPAGHEAALAHLRTSLEVARRLGTRLLVVHVGYARSDRPRSAQWEAAVVGLRRAADLAQAAGVRLLVEPLNSVLDHPGYFLDSLPDALALLEDVGHPAVGLLLDVYHMWVTHDDLLDRLEGAAARAGHVHVADVPGRGEPGSGVIPWRAVLDRLRAGGYRGALGLECWPTADVRGALRRCREVLDA, encoded by the coding sequence GTGAGCGCATCCGGGGGAGGGGAACTGTGTCCCTGCCTGGACGCCCTGTGGGCCGGACGGCCCGCCGAGCCGGCGCTGGGGCTGCTGGCCGAAGAGGGCTTCCGGCTGGTGGAATTCTGGGACTGGCGGGAGCGGAACATCGACCATCTGGCCGCGCAGCTAGAGAACCTGGGGATGTCGGCGGTGGCCTTCAGCGGCACGACCTTTGAGGAGCCCCTGCTGGATCCCGCCGGCCACGAGGCGGCCCTGGCGCACCTGCGCACGTCCCTGGAGGTGGCACGGCGCCTGGGCACGCGGCTGCTGGTGGTGCACGTGGGGTACGCCCGCTCCGACCGCCCCCGGTCTGCACAGTGGGAGGCGGCGGTCGTGGGGCTGCGGCGGGCCGCCGATCTGGCCCAGGCGGCCGGGGTGAGGCTGCTGGTGGAGCCGTTGAACTCCGTCCTGGACCATCCGGGCTACTTCCTGGACAGCCTGCCCGATGCCCTGGCGCTACTGGAGGACGTCGGCCATCCGGCGGTGGGATTGCTGCTGGATGTGTACCACATGTGGGTGACGCACGATGACCTGCTGGACCGGCTGGAGGGCGCCGCGGCTCGGGCGGGGCACGTGCATGTGGCCGACGTGCCCGGCCGCGGCGAGCCCGGCAGCGGGGTGATCCCCTGGCGCGCGGTGCTCGACCGCCTGCGCGCCGGCGGCTACCGCGGGGCGCTGGGCCTGGAGTGCTGGCCGACCGCCGACGTCCGCGGCGCGCTGCGGCGCTGCCGGGAGGTGCTGGACGCCTGA
- a CDS encoding carbohydrate ABC transporter permease has product MSRVGLWRMVTGAVLAVLTAVYLFPFYWMVVTALKPLPEFYRFPPTLLPLDATVAAFRSVMLQRGFLVLLRNSLAACLAAVGAALVVAMLIAYPVTRLPVSPAFRRGLLNWILSLRFLPPIVVVIPFFDIVRRLGLYDSLGALVLLYTVFSLPFATWMLRGFLLEVPMEIEEAALVDGATRWYAFFVVLLPQLAPALLATAVITFALAWSEFMFAFILTATPRSQTFPIGVASLVTQFEIIWNEMAAVGTIAAVVPILLLVFARRYVIGALTFGAVREKA; this is encoded by the coding sequence GTGAGCCGGGTGGGTCTGTGGCGCATGGTGACGGGGGCCGTCCTGGCCGTTCTGACGGCCGTGTACCTGTTTCCCTTTTACTGGATGGTGGTGACCGCCCTCAAACCGCTGCCGGAGTTCTACCGGTTCCCTCCCACGTTGCTGCCCCTTGATGCCACCGTGGCCGCGTTCAGATCGGTCATGCTGCAGCGGGGATTTCTGGTCCTCCTGCGCAACAGTCTGGCGGCGTGCCTGGCTGCCGTCGGGGCAGCCCTGGTGGTCGCCATGCTCATCGCCTACCCGGTGACGCGGTTGCCGGTGTCGCCCGCGTTCCGCCGCGGGCTCCTCAACTGGATTTTGAGCCTGCGTTTTCTGCCGCCCATCGTGGTCGTCATCCCGTTCTTCGATATCGTCCGGCGGCTGGGACTGTACGACAGCCTGGGAGCCCTGGTGCTCCTGTACACCGTGTTCAGCCTGCCCTTTGCCACCTGGATGCTGCGAGGATTCTTGCTGGAAGTGCCCATGGAGATCGAAGAGGCGGCGCTGGTGGATGGCGCCACCCGCTGGTACGCATTCTTCGTCGTCCTCCTCCCCCAGCTGGCGCCGGCGCTGCTGGCCACGGCCGTCATCACCTTCGCCCTCGCCTGGAGCGAGTTCATGTTCGCGTTCATCCTGACGGCCACGCCGCGGTCGCAGACCTTCCCCATCGGCGTGGCCAGCCTGGTGACCCAGTTCGAGATCATCTGGAATGAGATGGCGGCGGTGGGGACCATCGCGGCCGTGGTCCCGATCCTGCTGCTGGTCTTCGCGCGCCGGTACGTGATCGGAGCCCTGACCTTTGGAGCGGTGCGGGAGAAGGCGTGA
- a CDS encoding sugar ABC transporter permease, giving the protein MALLAALVVYPLLYNVGLSLRNYRTGEFVGLHNFARALEDPQFFASLRATGVYVSAALATELTLGLALALLVHRTIHSGWARALVYVLFLIPMVTPPVAAGVIARLIYTPTYGILNVLLLRLGAISSDVLWLSEPATAMFAVLSVDVWQWMPFVFLVCFAGLQAVPADTVEAARVDGADGWRLFWHIEFPYLQSLLLLVLVFRFTDTFRVFDHVQVLTAGGPGATTEFLSLYLYRVAFKFFNLSYAAALSLFVLLVTSLAFAVLGRYLVREVSA; this is encoded by the coding sequence GTGGCCCTGCTGGCCGCGCTGGTGGTGTACCCGCTTCTGTATAACGTCGGCCTCAGCCTGCGCAACTACCGCACGGGAGAGTTCGTCGGCCTGCACAATTTTGCCCGGGCGCTGGAGGACCCGCAGTTCTTTGCATCCCTGCGGGCGACGGGGGTGTACGTCTCGGCGGCCCTGGCCACCGAGCTCACCCTGGGACTGGCACTGGCGCTGCTGGTCCATCGGACCATCCACAGCGGCTGGGCCCGGGCGCTGGTCTACGTGCTCTTCCTGATCCCGATGGTCACTCCGCCAGTGGCCGCCGGTGTGATCGCGCGGCTGATCTACACCCCCACCTACGGCATCCTCAACGTCCTGCTGCTCCGCCTGGGGGCCATTTCGTCAGACGTTCTGTGGCTCTCAGAACCAGCCACGGCCATGTTCGCCGTGCTGAGCGTCGACGTGTGGCAGTGGATGCCCTTTGTCTTCCTGGTGTGCTTTGCAGGACTGCAGGCGGTTCCGGCCGACACGGTGGAAGCGGCGCGGGTGGACGGAGCCGACGGTTGGCGGCTGTTCTGGCATATCGAGTTCCCGTACCTGCAGTCGCTGCTGCTGCTGGTCCTGGTGTTTCGGTTCACCGACACCTTTCGCGTCTTCGACCACGTGCAGGTCCTGACCGCGGGGGGACCGGGGGCCACCACCGAGTTCCTCAGCCTGTACCTGTACCGCGTGGCCTTCAAGTTCTTCAACCTGAGCTACGCGGCCGCCCTGTCTCTGTTCGTCCTGCTGGTGACCTCGCTGGCCTTTGCGGTTCTGGGACGGTACCTGGTGCGCGAGGTGAGCGCGTGA
- a CDS encoding extracellular solute-binding protein, with protein MVVLLVGALAVASTAVAAPGLPPKPAKLTMAVVAGGETKGLKAILPMWEREMGVKVELVEFPYPTLYEKLVTAFQANAPTFDLLIADDPWMPKFGSEGWLVPLDQTFGYQRDPDIFPVVYDLGSWPPPRGPIPPGEAGKPRRLYAITLVGNVEFFMYRKDLLPAPQTWDDVIANARKVHDPSKPFYGFVIRGAKGNPVISEFTPVLLSFGARIFDNNWRVVLNSKEAVDALRFFAVELKKYAPPGVANYDAAERAREVATGRAAQGFIWPAEITDIVENPAVSTVIGKMGYTLAPRGPGGKHAPLMGNWLLAIPKASRNQRWAYEFILWATSARVQRPYALGGGIPFRRSILQDADLNRRFPFFKAMADSLAAPAEWRPRTQEWFAVEAILGTHVNAALAGIETPEEAITKAAREIERHMKEAGYYR; from the coding sequence ATGGTTGTGTTACTTGTCGGTGCGCTGGCGGTGGCCTCCACCGCTGTCGCCGCACCGGGGCTGCCGCCCAAGCCCGCCAAGCTCACCATGGCCGTGGTGGCCGGGGGTGAGACCAAGGGGCTGAAGGCAATCCTGCCCATGTGGGAACGGGAGATGGGGGTGAAAGTCGAGCTCGTCGAATTCCCCTACCCGACCCTGTACGAGAAGCTGGTGACGGCCTTCCAGGCCAACGCGCCCACCTTCGACCTCCTGATCGCTGACGATCCGTGGATGCCGAAGTTCGGGTCCGAGGGCTGGCTGGTGCCCCTGGATCAGACCTTCGGGTACCAGCGGGACCCGGACATCTTCCCGGTGGTTTACGACCTGGGGTCCTGGCCGCCGCCTCGGGGTCCGATTCCGCCCGGGGAAGCGGGCAAGCCGCGCCGGCTGTATGCGATCACGCTGGTGGGCAACGTCGAATTCTTCATGTACCGCAAGGACCTGCTGCCGGCGCCTCAGACCTGGGATGACGTCATTGCCAATGCCCGCAAGGTCCACGATCCCAGCAAGCCCTTCTACGGGTTCGTGATCCGCGGCGCCAAGGGGAACCCGGTCATCTCCGAGTTCACGCCGGTCCTGCTGTCGTTCGGGGCGCGGATCTTTGACAACAACTGGCGGGTGGTGCTCAACTCCAAGGAAGCGGTGGATGCGCTGCGGTTCTTCGCCGTGGAACTGAAGAAGTACGCGCCGCCGGGTGTGGCCAACTATGATGCCGCCGAGCGGGCGCGGGAGGTCGCCACCGGGCGGGCGGCGCAGGGGTTCATCTGGCCGGCAGAGATCACCGACATCGTCGAGAACCCGGCCGTGTCCACGGTCATCGGCAAGATGGGTTACACGCTGGCCCCGCGGGGACCGGGAGGCAAGCACGCTCCCCTGATGGGGAACTGGCTATTGGCCATTCCCAAAGCGAGCCGCAACCAGCGGTGGGCATACGAGTTCATCCTGTGGGCCACCAGCGCCCGCGTGCAGCGGCCGTACGCCCTGGGCGGTGGCATTCCGTTCCGGCGGTCCATTCTGCAGGACGCGGACCTGAACCGCCGCTTCCCGTTCTTCAAGGCCATGGCCGACTCGCTGGCCGCCCCGGCCGAGTGGAGGCCCCGGACACAGGAGTGGTTTGCGGTGGAAGCCATCCTGGGCACCCACGTGAACGCCGCGCTGGCGGGTATCGAGACACCCGAGGAAGCCATCACCAAGGCCGCCCGGGAAATCGAGCGTCACATGAAGGAGGCCGGCTACTATCGGTGA
- the iolM gene encoding scyllo-inosose 3-dehydrogenase — MKALVLTAEWDPRPGYRLTEWEKATRTAITGSSVWRRPRVSLETLPDPVPGPKDVVIRPRACGICGSDVHFYETDPDGYMLYPGLTRFPVVIGHEFSGEVLEVGREVRDLRPGDMVTCEEMIWCGECVPCRNGYPNQCQRLEEIGFTINGAQAERIVIGAKYCWKINALAERYGSVERAYEAGALCEPTSVAYNAMFTRAEGFKPGGHVVVFGTGPIGFAAIALARAAGAAKIIAFEVSPVRQDLARQVGADVVLNPVELERQGTSPREAILDLTEGEGAALHVEAAGAPARTIPEMEASLAVGGKIVMIGRAAERTPVYLEHFQTHAAQIYGAQGHSGYGNFPNVIKLMAAGRIDLTPIITSRFPLDRAVEALRKATRREDGKIMIRG; from the coding sequence ATGAAAGCACTGGTGCTGACAGCCGAGTGGGATCCCCGGCCGGGATACCGGCTGACCGAATGGGAGAAGGCCACCCGCACCGCCATCACCGGCAGCAGCGTCTGGCGGCGGCCGCGGGTGAGCCTGGAGACGCTGCCCGATCCGGTGCCGGGCCCCAAGGACGTGGTCATCCGGCCCCGGGCCTGCGGGATCTGCGGCTCCGACGTGCACTTCTATGAGACCGACCCCGACGGCTACATGTTGTACCCGGGGCTCACGCGCTTTCCCGTGGTGATCGGGCACGAGTTCAGCGGCGAGGTGCTGGAGGTCGGCCGGGAGGTGCGGGACCTGCGGCCCGGGGACATGGTCACCTGCGAGGAGATGATCTGGTGCGGCGAGTGCGTCCCCTGCCGCAACGGCTATCCCAACCAGTGCCAGCGCCTGGAAGAGATCGGCTTTACCATCAACGGCGCCCAGGCCGAGCGGATCGTCATCGGGGCCAAGTACTGCTGGAAGATCAACGCCCTGGCCGAGCGGTACGGCAGCGTCGAGCGGGCCTACGAGGCCGGCGCGCTGTGCGAGCCCACCAGCGTCGCCTACAACGCCATGTTCACCCGCGCCGAGGGGTTCAAGCCCGGCGGCCACGTGGTGGTCTTCGGCACGGGGCCGATCGGCTTTGCCGCCATCGCCCTGGCCCGGGCCGCGGGCGCGGCGAAGATCATCGCCTTCGAAGTGAGTCCGGTGCGCCAGGACCTGGCGCGCCAGGTGGGGGCGGACGTCGTGCTGAACCCCGTGGAGCTGGAGCGCCAGGGGACATCCCCCCGCGAAGCGATCCTGGACCTCACCGAGGGCGAGGGGGCGGCCCTGCACGTGGAGGCCGCCGGGGCGCCGGCCCGGACCATCCCGGAGATGGAGGCGTCGCTGGCGGTGGGCGGCAAGATCGTCATGATCGGCCGGGCCGCCGAGCGCACCCCCGTGTACCTGGAGCACTTCCAGACCCACGCGGCCCAGATCTACGGCGCCCAGGGGCACTCGGGCTACGGCAACTTCCCCAACGTGATCAAGCTCATGGCCGCGGGGCGCATTGACCTGACGCCGATCATCACCAGCCGGTTCCCCCTGGATCGGGCCGTGGAGGCCCTGCGGAAGGCCACCCGGCGCGAGGACGGCAAGATCATGATCCGGGGGTGA
- a CDS encoding LacI family DNA-binding transcriptional regulator yields the protein MATIRDVARRAGVSVATVSRVVNHSAHRVSPQTRRRVLEAVRALGYQANVIAQSLKKRASRTVALIVPDISNPFFPAIARGIEDVASQHGYAVLLCNTYEDLARERAYLDLLRKRWVDGVIFATAGTNTAHLRALRREGRPVVLVARDVDGVRIDAVLVDNYHGAYEATAHLLRLGHRRIAHIAGPASVRVAQERRRGYEQALADAGLPRDGALVGEGDFTADGGRRAVEAWLRRRADITAIVAANDLMAIGALEVLRAAGRRVPEDVAVVGFDDITFASLVSPALTTVAQPKYRMGQLAMQRLLELMAGESPAGRRIVLEPQLIVRDSCGARRAVIIPPGGRTRA from the coding sequence GTGGCGACGATCCGGGACGTGGCCCGGCGGGCCGGGGTGTCGGTGGCCACCGTCTCCCGGGTGGTCAACCACAGCGCCCACCGGGTGAGCCCCCAGACCCGCCGGCGGGTCCTGGAGGCCGTCCGGGCCCTGGGCTACCAGGCGAACGTCATCGCCCAGAGCCTGAAAAAGCGGGCCTCCCGCACCGTGGCCCTCATCGTCCCCGACATCAGCAACCCCTTTTTCCCGGCCATCGCCCGCGGCATTGAGGACGTCGCCAGCCAGCACGGGTATGCGGTCCTTCTGTGCAACACCTACGAGGACCTCGCCCGGGAGCGCGCCTACCTGGACCTGCTGCGCAAGCGGTGGGTGGACGGGGTGATCTTTGCCACGGCCGGCACCAACACCGCGCACCTGCGGGCGCTGCGCCGCGAGGGCCGGCCGGTGGTCCTGGTGGCCCGCGACGTGGACGGGGTGCGCATCGACGCGGTCCTGGTGGACAACTACCACGGGGCCTACGAGGCCACCGCGCACCTGCTGCGGCTGGGCCACCGGCGCATCGCCCACATCGCCGGACCGGCGTCGGTCCGGGTGGCGCAGGAGCGGCGACGCGGCTACGAGCAGGCGCTTGCCGACGCGGGTCTGCCCCGCGATGGCGCCCTGGTCGGCGAGGGGGACTTCACCGCCGACGGCGGCCGGCGGGCGGTGGAGGCGTGGCTCCGGCGGCGAGCGGACATCACGGCCATCGTGGCCGCCAACGACCTCATGGCCATCGGGGCCCTGGAGGTTCTGCGCGCGGCCGGCCGGCGGGTGCCCGAGGATGTGGCGGTGGTGGGATTTGACGACATCACGTTCGCCTCTCTGGTGTCGCCGGCTCTGACCACCGTGGCGCAGCCGAAGTACCGCATGGGCCAGCTGGCCATGCAGCGCCTGCTGGAGCTGATGGCCGGAGAGTCCCCGGCGGGCCGGCGCATCGTCCTGGAGCCACAGCTGATCGTCCGGGATTCCTGCGGGGCTCGCCGGGCGGTGATCATCCCGCCCGGCGGGAGAACGCGGGCGTGA
- the acpS gene encoding holo-ACP synthase yields MVVCGVGVDLVEVRRVERALARWGDAFARRVFTAAELERARAPRARSMRLAARFAAKEAVMKALGLGWRTMGWREIEILHDPLGKPVVALHGHARAAADRQGVAHVLVSLAHTRHLALASAVALAPPTPASMP; encoded by the coding sequence ATGGTGGTCTGCGGCGTGGGCGTGGACTTGGTGGAGGTCAGGCGCGTGGAGCGCGCCCTGGCCCGGTGGGGCGACGCGTTTGCGCGCCGGGTGTTCACCGCCGCCGAACTGGAGCGCGCCCGCGCGCCCCGCGCCCGCAGCATGCGCCTGGCGGCGCGGTTTGCCGCCAAGGAGGCGGTCATGAAAGCGCTGGGGTTGGGGTGGAGGACGATGGGGTGGCGGGAGATTGAGATCCTCCATGATCCCCTGGGCAAGCCGGTGGTGGCCCTCCACGGACACGCCCGCGCCGCCGCCGACCGGCAGGGCGTGGCCCACGTGCTCGTCAGCCTCGCTCACACCCGCCACCTGGCCCTGGCCAGCGCGGTCGCCCTCGCCCCGCCCACCCCCGCCTCGATGCCGTAG
- a CDS encoding Trm112 family protein: MIDEELLKILACPLDKAPVELRGDRIVCTRCGRRYPIRDGIPVMLIDEAELPG, translated from the coding sequence ATGATCGACGAGGAGCTGCTGAAGATCCTGGCCTGCCCGCTGGACAAGGCGCCGGTGGAGCTGCGCGGGGACCGCATCGTCTGCACCCGTTGCGGGCGGCGGTACCCGATCCGCGACGGCATTCCGGTCATGCTGATTGACGAGGCGGAACTGCCTGGATGA
- the glmS gene encoding glutamine--fructose-6-phosphate transaminase (isomerizing), translating to MCGIMGYIGRQSALPVLLDGLKRLEYRGYDSAGVAVLADGRIEVRKTAGKLSRLEEITRQPPLPEGTVGIGHTRWATHGLPTDANAHPHTDCRGRVVVIHNGIIENFLPLREELQARGHTFRSDTDTEVLAHLIEEELAGPPGREGDDPAGSGAAPPGTRQAVVDRRLRLPLDEAVRRAVARTRGAYAIVVMSADAPDQIVAVRQISPLIVGIGQGETVLASDIPALLPYTRDVLVIEDGELAVLTAGGVRIQRLDGTPVRRQPVHITWDAQMAERGGYPHFMLKEIFEQPRALQETMMGRLDVPGVVELDGVGYTDAFVRDLRAVWITACGTAYHAGLVGRWLIEHWARIPAEPELASELRYRDPLIGPHSLAVAISQSGETADTLAAVRELRRRGARVVAVTNVVGSTLSREADDVLYIRAGPEIAVASSKAYVSMLVALQMLALDLSLRRGVLAREEALALVAAMKALPAQAQQVLDRAPQVEALARRIADREHVFFIGRGLDYAVALEGSLKLKEISYVHSEALAAGELKHGTLALVAPGVPVVALATQRHVYDKTLSNIEEVKARGGEVIAVAYDDDGEIDKHAHTVVRIPPTRDELAPVLAIIPLQLLAYYVARERGNDIDQPRNLAKSVTVE from the coding sequence ATGTGCGGCATCATGGGATACATCGGCCGGCAGAGCGCGCTGCCGGTCCTGCTGGACGGTTTGAAACGGCTGGAGTACCGTGGCTACGATTCGGCGGGCGTGGCGGTCCTGGCCGACGGCCGCATCGAGGTGCGCAAGACGGCGGGCAAGCTCAGCCGCCTGGAGGAGATCACCCGGCAGCCTCCTCTCCCCGAGGGAACGGTGGGTATCGGCCACACCCGCTGGGCCACCCACGGCCTGCCCACCGACGCCAACGCGCATCCCCACACCGACTGTCGCGGGCGGGTGGTGGTGATCCACAACGGGATCATTGAGAACTTCCTCCCCCTCAGGGAGGAGCTGCAGGCGCGGGGCCACACCTTCCGGTCGGACACCGACACCGAGGTGCTGGCCCACCTGATCGAGGAAGAACTGGCGGGGCCGCCCGGGCGGGAGGGCGACGACCCGGCGGGAAGCGGCGCGGCGCCGCCGGGCACCCGCCAGGCGGTGGTGGACCGCCGCCTCCGCCTTCCCCTGGACGAGGCCGTCCGCCGGGCGGTGGCGCGCACCCGGGGAGCGTACGCCATCGTGGTGATGAGCGCCGACGCCCCCGACCAGATTGTGGCCGTCCGGCAGATCAGCCCGCTGATCGTGGGGATCGGCCAGGGCGAGACCGTCCTGGCGTCGGACATCCCGGCGCTGCTGCCCTACACCCGGGACGTGCTGGTGATCGAGGACGGCGAGCTGGCCGTGCTGACGGCGGGCGGCGTGCGCATCCAGCGCCTGGACGGCACCCCGGTGCGGCGGCAGCCGGTGCACATCACCTGGGACGCGCAGATGGCCGAGCGGGGAGGCTACCCCCACTTCATGCTCAAGGAGATCTTCGAGCAGCCGCGGGCCCTGCAGGAGACCATGATGGGCCGGCTGGACGTCCCCGGGGTGGTGGAGCTGGACGGGGTGGGGTACACCGACGCCTTCGTCCGGGACCTGCGCGCGGTCTGGATCACGGCGTGCGGCACGGCCTACCACGCCGGCCTGGTGGGGCGGTGGCTGATCGAGCACTGGGCGCGGATCCCCGCCGAGCCGGAGCTGGCCTCCGAACTGCGGTACCGCGATCCGCTCATCGGTCCCCACAGCCTGGCGGTGGCCATCAGCCAGTCGGGAGAGACGGCCGACACCCTGGCGGCGGTGCGGGAGCTGCGCCGGCGGGGCGCGCGGGTGGTGGCCGTCACCAACGTGGTCGGCAGCACCCTCAGCCGCGAGGCCGACGACGTCCTGTACATCCGGGCCGGCCCGGAAATCGCCGTGGCCAGCAGCAAGGCATACGTCTCCATGCTGGTGGCTCTGCAGATGCTGGCGCTGGACCTGTCCCTGCGCCGCGGGGTCCTGGCGCGGGAAGAGGCGCTGGCGCTGGTGGCCGCCATGAAGGCGCTGCCCGCCCAGGCCCAGCAGGTGCTGGACCGGGCGCCGCAGGTGGAGGCGCTGGCCCGCCGGATCGCGGACCGAGAGCACGTCTTCTTCATCGGGCGGGGCCTGGACTACGCGGTGGCCCTGGAGGGCTCGCTGAAGCTCAAGGAGATCTCCTACGTGCACTCCGAGGCTCTGGCCGCCGGCGAGCTCAAGCATGGCACCCTGGCCCTGGTGGCGCCGGGCGTGCCGGTGGTGGCCCTGGCGACCCAGCGGCACGTGTACGACAAGACCCTGTCCAACATTGAGGAGGTCAAGGCGCGGGGCGGCGAGGTGATCGCGGTGGCCTACGATGACGACGGCGAGATCGACAAGCACGCCCACACCGTGGTGCGGATCCCGCCGACCCGGGACGAGCTGGCGCCGGTGCTGGCCATCATCCCCCTGCAGCTGCTGGCCTACTACGTGGCCCGGGAACGGGGGAACGACATCGACCAGCCGCGAAATCTCGCCAAGAGCGTGACGGTGGAGTGA
- a CDS encoding WecB/TagA/CpsF family glycosyltransferase yields MASAAHPPGRVPADREPPASELLGVRVHHVTLDQAVERVAALIASGGPHQVVTVNGAMLVAAARDPAVRSILSQASLVVPDGVGVLVAARILGRPPFVRVPGVELAERLCAEAAAAGWRVFLLGAAPGVADDAAEALRRRYPGLQVAGVHHGYFSDDAPVLVQIRAARPHVLLVALGFPRQEMWIARHRAALGVPVSMGVGGTLDVLAGRVRRAPAWMQRAGLEWAYRIAREPRRRWRTAAALPHLMVLALKARLRRERGKDLNGQGC; encoded by the coding sequence GTGGCATCGGCCGCGCATCCTCCCGGCCGCGTTCCCGCCGACCGCGAGCCGCCCGCCTCCGAACTGCTGGGGGTTCGGGTCCACCACGTCACCCTGGACCAGGCGGTGGAGCGGGTGGCCGCCCTGATCGCCTCCGGCGGCCCGCATCAGGTGGTGACGGTCAACGGGGCGATGCTGGTGGCCGCCGCTCGGGATCCGGCCGTGCGCTCGATCCTGTCGCAGGCGTCGCTGGTGGTGCCCGACGGGGTCGGCGTGCTGGTGGCGGCGCGGATTCTGGGCCGCCCCCCCTTCGTGCGGGTGCCGGGCGTGGAGCTGGCCGAGCGTCTGTGCGCGGAGGCGGCCGCCGCCGGCTGGCGCGTGTTCCTGCTGGGGGCGGCGCCGGGGGTCGCCGACGACGCCGCGGAGGCGCTGCGCCGCCGCTATCCGGGCCTGCAGGTTGCCGGCGTCCACCACGGCTACTTCTCCGACGACGCTCCCGTCCTGGTCCAGATCCGGGCGGCCCGCCCGCACGTGCTGCTGGTCGCCCTGGGGTTTCCGCGCCAGGAGATGTGGATCGCCCGGCACCGGGCGGCGCTCGGCGTGCCGGTGAGCATGGGCGTGGGGGGGACGCTGGATGTGCTGGCGGGACGCGTGCGCCGCGCGCCGGCGTGGATGCAGCGGGCCGGGCTGGAGTGGGCGTACCGGATCGCCCGGGAGCCCCGGCGCCGGTGGCGGACGGCGGCGGCGCTCCCGCACCTGATGGTGCTGGCGCTGAAGGCGCGGCTGCGCCGGGAGAGGGGAAAAGACCTCAATGGACAGGGATGCTAA
- the glmM gene encoding phosphoglucosamine mutase: MGRLFGTDGVRGVANVDLTPELALRLGRAAAHLLSPAGGGQFLVGRDTRLSGPMLEAALVAAICSAGGQALRGGILPTPAVAYLTRRLGATAGVVISASHNPVEDNGIKFFGRDGFKLPDAVEDAIEALLDSPDLRRAVGLQVGRAEDIPEAADLYVDHLAALAVAPAAGLRVVVDCAHGAACRTVPALWEALGATVIPINDTPDGARINVRCGSTHPDVVAQAVRDRRADVGFAHDGDADRVIAVDETGAVVDGDGLLAICALHLHARGRLPGARVVATVMSNLGLERALRRAGITLERTRVGDRYVLERMRQVGATVGGEQSGHIIFLDHATTGDGALTAVQVVNVMLQTGKRLSELAAVVERLPQVLVNVAVADRAALDTRPAIARAVADAQRALGERGRVLVRASGTEPLVRIMVEAEDAAQAASLADHLADVVARELGGRRLEAPRG, from the coding sequence GTGGGCCGTCTGTTCGGAACCGACGGCGTGCGCGGCGTCGCCAACGTGGACCTGACGCCCGAGCTGGCCCTGCGCCTGGGGCGGGCGGCGGCCCACCTGCTGAGTCCCGCCGGCGGCGGGCAGTTCCTGGTGGGCCGCGACACCCGCCTCAGCGGGCCGATGCTGGAGGCGGCGCTGGTGGCCGCCATCTGCTCGGCCGGCGGCCAGGCCCTGCGGGGCGGGATCCTGCCCACGCCCGCCGTGGCGTACCTCACCCGGCGGCTGGGGGCGACCGCCGGGGTGGTCATTTCGGCCTCCCACAACCCGGTGGAGGACAACGGCATCAAGTTCTTCGGCCGCGACGGCTTCAAGCTGCCCGACGCCGTCGAGGACGCCATCGAGGCCCTGCTGGACTCGCCGGACCTGCGGCGGGCCGTGGGCCTGCAGGTCGGGCGCGCCGAGGACATCCCCGAAGCCGCCGACCTCTACGTGGACCACCTGGCGGCCCTGGCCGTCGCCCCGGCGGCCGGGCTGCGGGTGGTGGTGGACTGCGCTCACGGCGCGGCCTGCCGCACCGTCCCTGCCCTGTGGGAGGCGCTGGGCGCCACGGTGATTCCCATCAACGACACGCCCGACGGCGCGCGGATCAATGTCCGCTGCGGCTCCACCCACCCCGATGTGGTGGCCCAGGCGGTGCGGGACCGCCGGGCGGACGTGGGATTCGCCCACGACGGGGACGCCGACCGGGTCATCGCGGTGGACGAGACCGGCGCCGTGGTGGACGGGGACGGCCTGCTGGCCATTTGCGCCCTCCACCTGCACGCCCGGGGACGGCTGCCCGGCGCGCGGGTGGTGGCCACCGTGATGTCCAACCTGGGTCTGGAACGGGCCCTGCGCCGGGCGGGAATCACCCTGGAGCGCACCCGGGTCGGTGACCGCTACGTGCTGGAGCGGATGCGCCAGGTCGGGGCGACGGTGGGCGGCGAGCAGAGCGGGCACATCATCTTCCTGGACCACGCCACGACCGGCGACGGCGCCCTGACGGCGGTGCAGGTGGTGAACGTGATGCTGCAGACCGGCAAACGTCTGTCGGAACTGGCCGCGGTGGTGGAGCGGCTGCCCCAGGTCCTGGTCAACGTGGCCGTGGCCGACCGCGCGGCTCTGGACACCCGCCCGGCCATCGCGCGCGCGGTGGCCGATGCGCAGCGGGCGCTGGGCGAGCGGGGGCGCGTGCTGGTGCGCGCCTCGGGCACCGAGCCCCTGGTGCGGATCATGGTGGAGGCGGAGGACGCCGCCCAGGCCGCGTCCCTGGCCGACCATCTGGCGGACGTGGTGGCCCGCGAGCTGGGCGGCCGCCGCCTGGAGGCCCCACGGGGTTAG